A genomic segment from Pseudosulfitobacter sp. DSM 107133 encodes:
- a CDS encoding acyl-CoA dehydrogenase family protein, with protein MSDRSFLNWPFFEPHHKALADELDAWCAAHLPVDHSDVDGACRALVADLGDAGWLQHTGGDLDVRTLCLIRETLARHDGLADFAFAMQGLGTGAISLFGTEAQKDDWLPLTRTGQAISAFALTEPQSGSDVASSTMSAVRDGDEFVLNGQKTWISNGGIADVYTVFARSEDVPGARGLSAFVVPADTPGLEISERLQVIAPHPLATLTFNDCRVPASALLGERGKGFGIAMSVLDVFRSTVAAAALGFARRALDESLARVTTRQVQGAALAELQLVQGHIAEMALDVDAAALLIYRAAWTKDSGAPRVTREAAMAKLFATDQAQKVIDAAVQLHGGDGVRSGQMVESLYREIRALRIYEGASDVQKVVIARQTLANFAGEK; from the coding sequence ATGTCTGACCGATCGTTTCTGAACTGGCCGTTTTTTGAGCCCCATCACAAGGCATTGGCCGATGAGCTTGATGCGTGGTGCGCGGCGCATCTGCCTGTGGATCATTCTGATGTGGATGGGGCGTGTCGCGCATTGGTGGCGGATCTGGGCGATGCGGGATGGTTGCAGCACACCGGCGGCGATCTGGATGTGCGGACCCTGTGTTTGATCCGCGAAACATTGGCGCGACATGATGGGTTGGCGGATTTTGCTTTTGCGATGCAAGGGTTGGGCACCGGGGCGATTTCGCTGTTCGGAACCGAGGCACAAAAGGACGACTGGCTGCCACTGACGCGGACGGGCCAGGCGATTTCGGCTTTTGCGTTGACCGAACCGCAATCAGGTTCGGATGTGGCAAGTTCTACCATGTCTGCGGTGCGGGATGGGGATGAATTTGTTCTGAATGGACAAAAGACATGGATCAGCAATGGCGGCATTGCAGATGTTTACACTGTCTTTGCCCGGTCCGAAGACGTGCCGGGTGCGCGGGGGCTGTCGGCCTTTGTGGTGCCTGCGGATACACCGGGCCTGGAGATTAGCGAGCGCTTGCAGGTGATCGCGCCGCATCCGCTGGCAACGCTGACGTTCAATGACTGCCGCGTGCCGGCCTCGGCCTTGCTGGGCGAAAGGGGTAAGGGGTTTGGCATTGCCATGTCGGTGCTGGATGTCTTTCGTTCGACCGTGGCGGCGGCGGCACTGGGGTTTGCGCGCCGTGCGCTGGACGAGTCACTGGCGCGGGTCACGACACGGCAGGTGCAGGGGGCGGCGCTGGCGGAATTGCAGCTGGTTCAAGGGCATATCGCGGAAATGGCGCTGGATGTCGATGCTGCTGCCCTGCTGATCTACCGCGCGGCCTGGACCAAGGACAGCGGCGCGCCAAGGGTTACGCGCGAGGCGGCGATGGCCAAGCTGTTTGCCACGGATCAGGCGCAAAAGGTGATTGATGCGGCGGTACAGCTGCATGGTGGCGACGGGGTGCGCAGCGGGCAGATGGTTGAAAGCCTGTACCGCGAGATCCGCGCCCTGCGCATCTACGAGGGGGCTTCGGATGTTCAGAAAGTTGTGATTGCACGTCAGACTTTGGCAAATTTTGCAGGAGAGAAATGA
- a CDS encoding enoyl-CoA hydratase family protein, with amino-acid sequence MRSDVTHFECEIAGGIATVRLSRPDRKNPLTFDSYAELRDWFRDLHYADDVHAVVFASNGGNFSSGGDVHDIIGPLTNMNMKELLRFTRMTGDLVKAILGCGKPVIAAIDGICVGAGAIIAMASDLRIGTPEAKTAFLFTRVGLAGCDMGACAMLPRIIGQGRAAELLYTGRSMSAEEGEKWGFFNRLVAADALETSARELALQIAAGPNFAHMMTKTMLAQEWSMSLDQAIEAEAQAQAICMQTADFERAYRAFVAKDRPVFEGD; translated from the coding sequence ATGCGCTCTGACGTAACCCATTTTGAATGCGAGATCGCCGGGGGCATCGCCACGGTGCGGCTGAGCCGCCCTGACCGCAAGAACCCGCTGACCTTTGACAGCTATGCCGAGCTGCGCGACTGGTTTCGCGATCTGCACTATGCCGATGATGTGCATGCGGTGGTTTTTGCCTCGAACGGCGGCAACTTCAGCTCTGGCGGAGATGTGCATGATATTATTGGCCCTTTGACCAATATGAACATGAAGGAACTGCTGCGCTTTACCCGTATGACCGGTGATCTGGTCAAGGCGATTCTGGGCTGCGGCAAGCCGGTGATAGCGGCCATCGACGGCATCTGTGTGGGCGCGGGGGCAATCATTGCCATGGCATCGGACCTGCGGATTGGCACGCCCGAGGCCAAGACCGCATTTCTGTTCACCCGCGTGGGATTGGCGGGTTGTGACATGGGAGCCTGCGCGATGCTGCCGCGTATTATCGGTCAGGGTCGCGCAGCGGAACTTCTGTACACTGGCCGGTCGATGAGCGCCGAGGAAGGTGAAAAATGGGGATTTTTCAACCGCCTCGTTGCGGCTGATGCGCTGGAAACATCGGCGCGCGAACTGGCGCTGCAAATCGCCGCGGGCCCGAACTTTGCCCATATGATGACCAAAACCATGCTGGCGCAGGAATGGTCGATGTCGCTGGATCAGGCGATTGAGGCCGAAGCCCAGGCGCAGGCGATTTGCATGCAGACCGCGGATTTCGAGCGCGCCTACCGCGCCTTTGTCGCCAAGGACCGCCCCGTTTTCGAGGGAGATTGA
- a CDS encoding MarR family transcriptional regulator, translating to MTSAKDRLRLWLRLLKVTRGIEARLREALRREFETTLPRFDMMAALSRHPDGLKMTALSGVLRVSNGNVTGIADRLAAEGLAERVPVPGDRRAMMVRLTDAGLAEFARQAAAHEGWIDEMLGDFTADEARTLATRLLRLAETQDQEEMTNAL from the coding sequence ATGACATCGGCCAAAGACCGTTTGCGCCTGTGGTTGCGCCTGCTGAAAGTCACCCGTGGCATTGAGGCACGCCTGCGCGAGGCGCTGCGGCGCGAATTTGAAACCACGCTGCCACGCTTTGACATGATGGCGGCCCTGTCGCGCCATCCCGACGGGCTGAAGATGACGGCCCTGTCGGGGGTGCTGCGGGTGTCGAATGGCAATGTGACGGGCATCGCTGACCGGCTGGCCGCCGAAGGGTTGGCCGAACGGGTGCCGGTGCCGGGGGACCGCCGTGCAATGATGGTGCGCCTGACCGATGCTGGGCTGGCCGAGTTTGCCCGTCAGGCTGCGGCCCACGAGGGGTGGATTGACGAGATGCTGGGTGATTTCACCGCTGACGAGGCCCGCACGCTGGCCACCCGCCTGCTGCGGCTGGCCGAGACACAAGACCAAGAGGAGATGACCAATGCGCTCTGA
- a CDS encoding SDR family NAD(P)-dependent oxidoreductase — protein sequence MRQVLITGGGSGIGRGIAQAMADAGDAVTIAGRRMDALQETDGGRGMTCLTCDVTDEASVNALFSKPYDVVVANAGAGKSMKLRDMPLDVFKGTVDVNLTGTFLTFRAALQSMARGGRLIAIASTAGLQGGPNISAYVAAKHGVIGLVRALATEVAREGITCNAVCPGFVDTPMGTAAVQGVAARFKISEEEAAARITSGNPMRRMITVDEVVAAVTFLASEGASMVNGHALSVSGGEI from the coding sequence ATGAGACAGGTTTTGATCACGGGCGGCGGTTCGGGCATCGGGCGCGGGATTGCACAGGCAATGGCCGACGCGGGCGATGCGGTGACCATCGCGGGCCGTCGCATGGATGCTTTGCAGGAAACCGACGGCGGGCGCGGAATGACCTGCCTGACCTGTGATGTGACCGACGAAGCCTCGGTCAACGCCTTGTTCTCGAAACCTTATGACGTGGTCGTTGCCAATGCCGGGGCGGGCAAGTCGATGAAGCTGCGCGACATGCCGCTGGATGTGTTCAAGGGCACAGTGGATGTAAACCTGACCGGCACCTTTCTGACCTTTCGCGCGGCCTTGCAAAGCATGGCACGGGGCGGGCGGCTGATTGCCATCGCCTCGACCGCCGGATTGCAGGGCGGGCCGAATATTTCGGCCTATGTGGCGGCGAAACACGGGGTGATCGGGCTGGTGCGTGCGCTGGCAACCGAGGTCGCGCGGGAGGGGATCACCTGTAACGCCGTGTGTCCGGGGTTTGTCGACACCCCGATGGGCACCGCAGCGGTCCAAGGCGTCGCGGCGCGGTTCAAGATCAGCGAAGAAGAAGCCGCCGCGCGGATCACCTCGGGCAACCCGATGCGCCGCATGATTACCGTGGACGAGGTTGTGGCGGCGGTAACCTTTCTGGCCTCGGAAGGGGCGTCGATGGTCAACGGCCACGCTTTGTCGGTGTCGGGCGGCGAGATATGA
- a CDS encoding bifunctional salicylyl-CoA 5-hydroxylase/oxidoreductase, which yields MRAVCLGGGPAGLYFAISLKLRDPSAQITVIERNKPDDTFGWGVVLSDETLGNLAANDPVSAETIRQHFAYWDDIALHHKGQRIVSTGHGFCGIGRKTLLSLLQARARELGVDLQFETEVGSASDYMDDYDLVVACDGLNSKTRLEFQDTFKPDIDVRRCPFVWLGTHQKFDDAFTFIFEQTEHGWVWAHAYQFDPDTATFIVECSQATYDAFGFEHMSKEESIATCERIFAAHLDGHALISNANHVRGSAWIKFPRVLCETWHHENVVLLGDASATAHFSIGSGTKLALESAAKLAEAVVNEPDLGKAFVDYEAARRLEVLRLQSAARNSLEWFEDVERYLDMDPVQLNYSMLTRSQRISHENLRERDPKWLADAEDWFMAQAGAAPSNAPRAPMFAPLKLRDLTLANRIVVSPMAQYKAVDGCPTDWHLIHYGERAKGGAGLVYTEMTCVSADGRITPGCPGLYAPEHEAAWKRLVDFVHSETDAAICCQIGHSGRKGSTQVGWETMDAPLPAGNWPLISASALPWSDGNDTPRAMTRDDMDRVTAEFVVAAEMADRAGFDMIELHAAHGYLISSFISPLSNVRDDDYGGSLENRLRYPLEVFAAMRAVWPAAKPMAVRISSTDWHDMGVTPEEAVDIARAFTAAGADIIDVSAGQTSTEARPVYGRMFQTPMSDRIRNDAGIKTMAVGNIFEADHVNSILMAGRADLVCLARPHLADPYWTLREAARIGDRQAIWPQPYGPGRDQLWRLADRAAETEERV from the coding sequence ATGCGCGCTGTATGTTTGGGTGGGGGCCCGGCCGGGCTGTATTTCGCCATTTCGCTAAAGCTGCGCGATCCGTCGGCGCAGATCACGGTGATCGAGCGGAACAAACCCGATGACACGTTCGGCTGGGGGGTTGTTCTGTCGGATGAAACGCTTGGCAATCTGGCCGCGAACGATCCTGTCAGCGCCGAGACCATCCGCCAGCATTTCGCCTATTGGGACGACATCGCGCTGCACCACAAGGGCCAGCGGATCGTCAGCACCGGCCACGGGTTCTGCGGCATCGGACGCAAGACGCTGCTGAGCCTTTTGCAGGCGCGCGCCCGTGAATTGGGGGTCGACCTGCAATTCGAAACCGAAGTCGGCAGCGCCAGCGACTATATGGACGACTACGATCTGGTGGTCGCCTGCGACGGGCTGAATTCCAAGACTCGGCTGGAGTTTCAGGACACCTTCAAGCCCGACATCGACGTGCGCCGTTGCCCCTTTGTCTGGCTGGGCACGCATCAGAAATTCGACGACGCCTTTACCTTTATCTTCGAGCAGACCGAACATGGCTGGGTCTGGGCGCATGCCTATCAATTCGACCCCGACACGGCGACCTTTATCGTCGAGTGTTCGCAGGCGACCTATGACGCTTTCGGCTTTGAACACATGAGCAAAGAGGAAAGCATTGCCACTTGCGAGCGCATATTTGCGGCGCATCTGGATGGCCATGCGCTGATATCCAATGCCAATCACGTGCGCGGCTCGGCCTGGATCAAGTTCCCGCGGGTATTGTGCGAAACCTGGCATCACGAGAATGTCGTGCTGCTGGGCGATGCCTCTGCCACGGCCCATTTCTCGATCGGGTCGGGGACCAAGCTGGCGCTGGAATCGGCGGCCAAGCTGGCCGAGGCGGTGGTGAACGAGCCGGACCTTGGCAAGGCATTCGTGGACTACGAGGCCGCCCGCCGTCTGGAAGTGCTGCGCCTGCAATCGGCAGCCCGCAACTCGCTGGAATGGTTCGAGGATGTGGAGCGCTATCTGGACATGGATCCGGTGCAGCTGAACTACTCGATGCTGACGCGGTCGCAGCGGATCAGCCACGAGAACCTGCGGGAACGCGACCCGAAATGGCTGGCGGATGCCGAAGACTGGTTCATGGCGCAGGCCGGTGCCGCCCCAAGCAATGCGCCCCGCGCGCCAATGTTCGCGCCCTTGAAGTTGCGCGACCTGACGCTGGCCAACCGGATCGTTGTGTCGCCGATGGCGCAGTACAAGGCCGTGGACGGATGCCCGACCGACTGGCACCTGATCCATTATGGCGAACGGGCCAAGGGCGGCGCGGGGCTGGTCTATACCGAGATGACTTGCGTGTCGGCGGACGGCCGGATCACACCGGGCTGTCCGGGGCTATATGCGCCTGAACACGAGGCGGCATGGAAGCGGTTGGTGGATTTCGTGCACAGCGAAACCGACGCAGCGATCTGTTGCCAGATCGGCCATTCGGGCCGCAAGGGATCGACGCAGGTGGGCTGGGAAACGATGGACGCGCCGCTGCCTGCGGGCAACTGGCCGCTGATTTCGGCCAGCGCGCTGCCGTGGTCAGATGGCAACGACACCCCCCGCGCCATGACGCGCGATGACATGGACAGGGTGACGGCTGAGTTTGTTGTGGCGGCGGAAATGGCCGACCGCGCAGGGTTTGACATGATCGAACTGCACGCGGCGCACGGCTATCTGATCTCGTCCTTTATTTCGCCGTTGTCGAACGTGCGCGATGATGACTACGGCGGATCGCTGGAAAACCGTCTGCGCTATCCGTTGGAAGTGTTCGCGGCCATGCGTGCCGTGTGGCCCGCGGCCAAGCCGATGGCAGTACGGATTTCGTCGACCGACTGGCATGACATGGGTGTGACACCCGAAGAGGCCGTCGACATCGCCCGTGCCTTTACCGCCGCAGGTGCCGACATCATCGACGTCAGTGCGGGCCAGACCAGCACCGAAGCCCGACCCGTCTATGGCCGCATGTTCCAGACACCCATGTCTGACCGCATCCGCAACGATGCAGGCATCAAAACCATGGCCGTGGGCAATATTTTCGAGGCCGATCACGTCAATTCGATCCTGATGGCAGGGCGCGCCGATCTGGTCTGTCTTGCGCGGCCGCATCTGGCGGACCCCTATTGGACCCTGCGCGAAGCCGCGCGGATTGGCGACAGACAGGCCATCTGGCCGCAACCCTATGGCCCGGGACGGGATCAGCTTTGGCGGCTGGCCGACCGCGCTGCAGAGACAGAGGAACGGGTATGA
- the rsgA gene encoding ribosome small subunit-dependent GTPase A — protein sequence MTRDYSKFLPPAGSAPLPKPAPSPLKLLGWKPFFDQQTNLENLATTPPVRVTEVHRSGLRVLGDGIDATIPPGPEATVGDWFLLDQTNPANSILLDRISLFERRAAGHDRKRQMIAANVDTVFIVTSCNRDFNVARLERFVALAFEAQVTPVILLTKADLCDDTAPYLDAARAISNRVVVEALNAKSEEPLAKLSGWCTPGQTVAFLGSSGVGKSTLVNALFQSSVADTGAVREDDNRGRHTTTHRQLHFTAEGCAVLDTPGMRELQLTDVEDGIAEVFDDLVTLAGQCRFNDCAHETEPGCAVRKALETGEIDAPRLARWRKLAAEERFNTSTLAQRKAHEKSFHKKIKSIQQKKKH from the coding sequence ATGACACGAGACTATTCGAAATTCCTGCCCCCCGCAGGGTCCGCCCCCCTGCCCAAACCCGCGCCTTCGCCGCTGAAGCTGCTGGGGTGGAAGCCGTTTTTCGACCAGCAGACCAACCTCGAGAACCTTGCGACCACGCCGCCCGTGCGCGTTACCGAAGTGCATCGCTCTGGTCTGCGGGTGCTGGGCGACGGCATTGATGCCACCATTCCTCCGGGGCCAGAGGCAACAGTGGGCGACTGGTTTCTGCTGGACCAAACCAACCCCGCCAACAGCATCCTGCTGGACCGCATCAGCCTGTTCGAACGCCGCGCAGCAGGGCATGACCGCAAACGCCAGATGATCGCAGCCAATGTGGACACGGTGTTTATCGTGACCTCCTGCAACCGCGATTTCAACGTGGCGCGGCTGGAACGGTTCGTGGCGCTGGCCTTCGAGGCACAGGTGACGCCGGTGATCCTGCTGACCAAGGCCGACCTGTGCGACGACACCGCCCCCTACCTGGATGCGGCGCGTGCCATCTCGAACCGCGTTGTGGTCGAGGCGCTGAATGCCAAAAGCGAAGAGCCGCTTGCCAAGCTGTCGGGCTGGTGCACGCCGGGGCAGACGGTGGCCTTTCTGGGGTCGTCCGGCGTCGGCAAATCCACACTGGTCAACGCGCTGTTTCAAAGCAGCGTGGCCGACACCGGCGCCGTGCGCGAGGATGACAATCGCGGACGCCACACCACCACGCACCGCCAGCTGCACTTTACCGCAGAGGGCTGCGCGGTGCTGGACACGCCCGGAATGCGCGAGCTGCAACTGACCGATGTCGAAGACGGGATTGCCGAGGTCTTTGACGATCTGGTGACGCTGGCAGGCCAATGCCGGTTCAACGACTGCGCCCACGAGACCGAACCGGGCTGTGCTGTGCGCAAGGCGCTGGAGACAGGCGAAATCGACGCGCCCCGTCTGGCACGCTGGCGCAAGCTGGCGGCCGAGGAGCGGTTCAACACCTCGACGCTGGCCCAGCGCAAGGCGCACGAGAAGTCGTTTCACAAGAAGATCAAGTCGATCCAGCAGAAGAAGAAGCACTAG
- a CDS encoding substrate-binding domain-containing protein — MSNELRIFVPLAIRAIMNNLAPRMAVCAQTTITQLIDLNPVIPERISAGEAYDIGLTNPPYAKALFRSGHADNTSHRAFGRVPLAIARKAGPGGEITEEVKDIKALLHRAQGIGYTGAGTSGQTYLDVIKRLGMGRDVLPKSHAMGGGAPVAAVASGDAELAIAPLTTVLSSPGVAPAAIFPVELKAHIDMSIFLSCKPRTGATTAHAFLTSSALDDELAAAGVLRFQLD, encoded by the coding sequence ATGTCAAATGAACTGCGTATCTTCGTGCCCCTGGCCATCCGGGCGATCATGAACAACCTGGCCCCCCGTATGGCGGTTTGCGCGCAAACTACGATCACGCAGTTGATCGACCTGAACCCGGTGATACCCGAACGTATCTCGGCCGGAGAAGCCTATGACATCGGCCTGACCAATCCACCATACGCGAAGGCGCTTTTTAGATCTGGCCACGCAGACAACACCAGCCACCGCGCCTTTGGCCGCGTGCCTCTTGCAATTGCCCGAAAGGCAGGCCCGGGTGGTGAGATCACAGAAGAGGTGAAAGACATCAAGGCGCTGCTGCATAGGGCGCAAGGCATCGGCTACACGGGTGCCGGGACAAGCGGCCAGACCTACCTAGATGTGATCAAACGGCTGGGCATGGGACGTGACGTTCTTCCCAAAAGTCACGCGATGGGCGGTGGCGCACCGGTGGCAGCGGTCGCGTCGGGCGATGCCGAGCTTGCCATTGCGCCGCTGACCACAGTTCTTTCAAGCCCGGGTGTCGCGCCGGCCGCCATCTTTCCTGTAGAACTGAAGGCACATATCGACATGTCGATTTTCCTCAGTTGCAAACCGCGAACCGGTGCGACGACTGCCCACGCATTTCTTACGTCAAGCGCGCTTGACGACGAATTGGCTGCGGCAGGCGTCTTGCGATTTCAACTGGATTGA